The following proteins come from a genomic window of Macrobrachium nipponense isolate FS-2020 chromosome 32, ASM1510439v2, whole genome shotgun sequence:
- the LOC135207444 gene encoding uncharacterized protein LOC135207444, producing the protein MDSWRPNPRAPPFIPRRFSARLEADGSGASPHRHRYLAMIPRGRRLAKFLQCALMLVLVATIIINVSFIVDKTRQLRAPMINTESDGDGGGAGVGRRNNLRLQESPPKTLTVDVISSQNRVAVTVDGATIVEESDSIKK; encoded by the exons ATGGATTCCTGGCGTCCGAATCCGCGAGCACCTCCTTTCATCCCCAGGCGGTTCTCTGCCCGCCTCGAGGCGGATGGCTCCGGAGCCTCGCCTCATAGGCACCGCTACCTGGCCATGATTCCGCGAGGTCGCCGGCTGGCTAAATTTCTACAG TGTGCGCTAATGCTTGTGCTCGTGGCTACCATCATCATTAATGTTTCCTTCATCGTGGATAAAACACGGCAACTTCGAGCACCGATGATCAACACAG AGAGTGACGGGGACGGCGGAGGCGCAGGCGTAGGGCGGAGGAACAACCTTCGCCTTCAGGAATCGCCTCCGAAGACTCTGACCGTCGACGTCATCTCGAGTCAGAATCGTGTTGCCGTCACTGTCGATGGCGCCACG